Proteins from one Mesorhizobium sp. M9A.F.Ca.ET.002.03.1.2 genomic window:
- a CDS encoding response regulator transcription factor, which yields MTAVNDSARFLIIDDHPLFREALHSAVQMAYPDVDTVEARSITEAFELLADAKPFDLALLDLSMPDVHGFDGLLQLRTRYPRLPVVIVSGHEEPKIIAEALSYGAAGFIPKSARKSDLAAAIRSVMEGAIYVPETYEGQPPDAESTDRAEMVQRLAKLTPQQLRVLQMLRQGLLNKQIAYELQVGETTVKAHVSEILRKLNVYSRTQAVIEVSKLDSAELFRGQAGF from the coding sequence ATGACCGCAGTCAACGATAGCGCCCGGTTTCTGATCATCGACGATCACCCGCTGTTTCGCGAGGCGCTGCACAGCGCCGTGCAAATGGCCTATCCGGACGTCGACACCGTCGAGGCGCGTTCGATCACCGAGGCATTCGAGCTTCTGGCGGATGCGAAGCCGTTCGATCTCGCGCTGCTCGACCTCAGCATGCCTGATGTGCATGGCTTCGACGGGCTGCTGCAGCTTCGGACCCGCTACCCGCGCCTGCCGGTGGTCATCGTTTCGGGACATGAGGAGCCCAAGATCATTGCCGAGGCGCTATCCTATGGTGCTGCCGGTTTCATCCCGAAATCGGCGCGCAAGAGCGATCTGGCCGCCGCCATCCGCTCGGTGATGGAGGGTGCGATCTACGTGCCCGAAACCTATGAAGGCCAGCCGCCGGACGCCGAGAGCACCGACCGTGCCGAGATGGTGCAGCGCCTTGCCAAACTGACGCCGCAGCAATTGCGGGTGCTGCAGATGCTGCGCCAGGGGCTGCTCAACAAGCAGATCGCCTACGAACTGCAGGTCGGCGAAACCACTGTCAAGGCGCATGTCTCGGAGATACTGCGCAAGCTCAACGTCTACAGCCGCACGCAAGCCGTCATCGAGGTCTCGAAGCTCGACAGTGCCGAGCTGTTTCGGGGGCAGGCGGGGTTTTAG
- the maiA gene encoding maleylacetoacetate isomerase, giving the protein MSDIVLHNYYRSSTSYRVRIALEMKGLAYQYVPHHLRHGEHLEPAYLAVNPQGLVPALILGDGTLLTQSLAIIEFLDETRPEPPLLPQDALGRARVRMLAQMIACDIHPVNNLRVLTSLRTLFGAGDEDIANWFRHWVNEGFQPLEKILASSSETGTFCHGDMPGLADICLAAQVTSNARFGLDMTPYPTIARIHAACMALPVFQKAAPGNQIDAE; this is encoded by the coding sequence ATGAGCGACATCGTCCTCCACAACTACTACCGCTCCTCCACCTCCTACCGGGTGCGAATCGCGCTGGAGATGAAAGGCCTGGCTTACCAATACGTGCCGCATCATCTGCGCCATGGCGAGCATCTGGAGCCCGCCTATCTCGCGGTCAACCCGCAAGGACTGGTGCCGGCACTGATCCTGGGCGACGGCACGCTTTTGACGCAGTCGCTGGCGATCATCGAATTTCTCGACGAGACCAGGCCTGAACCGCCGCTTTTGCCGCAGGACGCGCTTGGCCGGGCCCGCGTCAGGATGCTGGCGCAGATGATCGCCTGCGACATCCATCCGGTGAACAATCTGCGCGTGCTGACCTCGCTGCGCACTTTGTTCGGCGCCGGCGACGAGGACATCGCCAACTGGTTTCGGCACTGGGTGAACGAAGGCTTCCAGCCGCTTGAAAAGATTTTGGCTTCGTCGTCCGAAACCGGGACATTCTGCCATGGCGATATGCCGGGGCTGGCCGACATCTGCCTGGCTGCACAGGTCACCAGCAATGCCCGTTTCGGCCTCGACATGACGCCCTACCCGACGATCGCACGCATCCACGCCGCTTGCATGGCGCTGCCGGTCTTCCAAAAGGCCGCACCCGGGAACCAGATCGATGCCGAATAG
- a CDS encoding zinc-dependent alcohol dehydrogenase family protein, with protein MKAVVFEKFRETPTIQTVPDPEAAPESVVIKVEATGLCRSDWHGWMGHDEGIRLPHVPGHELAGVVVAVGSQVTRWKAGERVTVPFAVGCGRCFECSSGNHQVCEHQTQPGFTAWGSFAEYVAIDHADTNLVRLPDEMEFATAASLGCRFVTSFRAIVDQGRVTPGEWVAVHGCGGVGLSAIMIASAMGANVIAIDLTDEKLDFASKIGAVATINAAKTPNVVKAVKQITNGGAHMSMDALGHPTTSFNSIANLRRRGRHVQVGLMLGDQSRPQIPMDKVIAFELEIRGSHGMQAYRYQAMMEMIRTGKLKPELLVGKKISLEEAPAALMAMGGFEGIGIGVVTTF; from the coding sequence ATGAAAGCCGTCGTCTTCGAAAAATTCCGTGAAACGCCGACGATCCAGACCGTTCCCGATCCGGAGGCGGCACCGGAGAGCGTCGTCATCAAGGTCGAGGCGACCGGTCTTTGCCGCAGCGACTGGCATGGCTGGATGGGCCACGATGAAGGCATCCGCCTGCCGCATGTGCCGGGCCACGAGCTTGCCGGTGTCGTGGTGGCCGTCGGCAGCCAGGTGACCCGCTGGAAGGCCGGCGAGCGCGTCACCGTGCCGTTCGCGGTCGGCTGCGGCCGCTGCTTCGAATGCAGCTCCGGCAACCACCAGGTCTGCGAGCACCAGACCCAGCCCGGCTTCACCGCCTGGGGCTCGTTCGCCGAATATGTCGCCATCGACCATGCCGACACCAACCTGGTCCGCTTGCCCGACGAGATGGAATTCGCCACCGCCGCCAGCCTCGGCTGCCGCTTCGTCACCTCGTTCCGCGCCATCGTCGACCAGGGCCGGGTGACACCAGGCGAATGGGTGGCCGTGCATGGCTGCGGCGGCGTCGGCCTGTCGGCGATCATGATCGCCAGCGCCATGGGCGCCAATGTGATTGCCATCGACCTGACCGACGAGAAGCTGGACTTCGCCAGCAAGATCGGCGCCGTAGCGACCATCAATGCCGCCAAGACGCCGAACGTGGTCAAGGCGGTCAAGCAGATCACCAATGGCGGCGCGCATATGTCGATGGACGCGCTCGGCCATCCCACGACCTCGTTCAACTCGATCGCCAATTTGCGCCGGCGCGGCCGCCATGTGCAGGTCGGCCTGATGCTTGGCGATCAGTCCAGGCCGCAGATCCCGATGGACAAGGTGATCGCCTTCGAACTCGAAATCCGCGGCAGCCACGGCATGCAGGCGTACCGCTACCAGGCGATGATGGAGATGATCCGCACCGGCAAGCTGAAGCCCGAACTGCTGGTCGGCAAGAAGATCAGCCTCGAAGAAGCGCCCGCGGCCTTGATGGCGATGGGCGGCTTCGAAGGTATCGGGATCGGAGTGGTGACAACATTCTAG
- a CDS encoding DMT family transporter, translating to MDKTAGGWINGFVGVLIFSGSLPATRVAVMDLDPAFVTVARAATAGILGLALLLVFRQKRPERRDLLSLAIVALGVVVGFPLLTALALKHITSAHSIIFIGLLPLATAIFGVIRSGDRPKPAFWLFSCLGSALVAGFAATQGISVAPLGDMLMLAAIIVCGLGYAEGAKLSRKLGGWQVISWALVLSLPVMLALTLVTMPNSFAGVGEAAWIGLAYVSLFSMLIGFVFWYRGLAQGGIAAVGQLQLLQPFFGLGLAATLLHEQVSPAMIAVTAAVVLCVVGAKRYAR from the coding sequence ATGGACAAGACGGCGGGTGGCTGGATCAACGGATTCGTAGGCGTCCTGATTTTCAGCGGATCGCTTCCGGCAACGCGCGTGGCGGTGATGGATCTCGATCCGGCGTTCGTAACCGTCGCCCGTGCTGCCACGGCGGGCATACTCGGCCTGGCGCTCCTGCTTGTTTTTCGCCAGAAGCGCCCGGAGCGGCGGGATCTGTTGTCACTGGCCATCGTGGCGCTCGGCGTCGTGGTCGGCTTTCCGCTGCTGACGGCGCTGGCGCTCAAGCACATCACCTCGGCCCATTCCATCATCTTCATCGGCCTGTTGCCGTTGGCGACCGCGATCTTCGGGGTCATTCGCAGCGGCGATCGCCCCAAGCCGGCTTTCTGGCTATTTTCGTGCCTTGGCAGCGCTCTTGTCGCCGGTTTTGCGGCGACGCAAGGCATCTCGGTCGCGCCGCTTGGCGACATGCTGATGCTGGCCGCTATCATCGTGTGCGGACTGGGCTATGCGGAAGGCGCCAAACTGTCCCGCAAACTCGGCGGCTGGCAGGTGATCTCATGGGCGCTGGTGTTGTCGCTGCCGGTCATGCTGGCGCTGACGCTCGTCACCATGCCGAATTCGTTTGCGGGTGTCGGCGAGGCCGCCTGGATCGGCCTGGCCTATGTCTCGCTGTTCAGCATGCTGATCGGTTTTGTGTTCTGGTATCGCGGACTGGCGCAAGGCGGCATCGCCGCGGTCGGGCAGTTGCAGCTTCTCCAGCCTTTCTTCGGCCTTGGGCTGGCGGCAACGCTGCTGCATGAGCAGGTCAGTCCGGCCATGATCGCCGTCACCGCCGCCGTGGTGCTTTGCGTCGTCGGTGCGAAGAGATATGCGCGATAG